In the genome of Candidatus Pristimantibacillus lignocellulolyticus, the window CCATTAACGAAACCTTTATGATCAATTGCAAGTTCTTTCAAAAGTTCTCCAGCTTGTACAAAGCTTTGTTGAGTGAAATCAGCTTCACCACTCTTAGCTAACTCAAATGGCTCTGTTCCACCAATACGTTCTGCAAGATATGAATACCAGTGCAATACCGGCCAACGATCTTTACCAGATACAGCAATTGGAATGATATCGTTTCCATTCAATGCATCAACAACCGTTAGAAGCTCGTCAAATGTTGTTGGAGGTGTTAAGTTATTGTCTGCGAATATTTGTTTATTGTACCAAAGGGATACACCACTGAATAGTACTGGAATACCATAGTTTTTATCATCATAAGCAAATGTTTCTAGACCACCACTTAGTACATCCTCTTTGAATGCAGCATCAGCATTTAATTGCTCCGTAATATCGCCAAGCATATTATTAGCTACTAAAGTATCAAATGTTTCACCACTCCAGTACGTAATTAGGTCTGGCAATTGGTTACCTGCAATAGCAACTTTCATTTTTGTTTTTAGTGCTTCATCTTCAAAGAACTCTGCTTTTATCTTAATATCAGCATTGGCTTTGTTAAATTCTTCAATAGAAGCTTCAATCGTACTTTTATTTCTGGATTCCATACTCCACATCGTTAGGGTAGTCACATTATCAGACTTGCCACTGTTTCCAGCATTGTTACTCGAACATCCTGCAACGACTAGCATGATCATAACCATAACTAAGACTAAACTTTTCTTCATTGTATAAATCCCCTTTTGTGTTAGATTTCCTATTTTCATCTATAGTTGTTCATAAATATGTCAGTCAGTTGCTTTTTCTCTATCCTTTAACTGAACCGGCAACTACACCGTTTTGAATATATTTTTGCAAGAACATATATAAAATGATAATAGGCGCTGTTGTAATTACAAGTGCTGCACTAATTAATGAATAGTCCGCACTAAAGTTACCTTTGAAACTCATTAATCCAAGTGGTAACGTTTTAAGTGAATCCTGTGAAACCATAATCAATGGGAATACAAAATCATTCATAATATTGAAGAAGGACAGAATCGTTACTGTAGCCAGAATAGGCTTAGCTAACGGAAAATATACTCTAAAGAAGGTTTGGTATATGTTGCAACCGTCGACGATTGCTGCCTCTTCCAATTCCTTCGGTATCCCTCGGAAAAATCCATGAATTAGAAAGATTGCTACCGGTAAATTAAAGGCAATATACGGGAAGAATAATGACCAAAATGTATCGTATGCACCAACCTTATTGGCAAGTGTAAATAACGGGATTAATGTACTATGAACCGGAATTAACATCCCTAAGAAAAAGGCACCTAGCAATACTTTCGATCCTTTGAAAGGGCGTACCGATAAGTAGAATCCAATAAGAGTAGCCACTAATAGTAAGCCGACAACTGAAAAGAACGTAATGTAGACACTATTGAATAAATATTTGCTGATCCCTTGATTCCAAGCATCTAAGTAATTACTAAACTTCCATACAGAAGGTAAACCCCAAGGATTTTCAAAATATTCTTTATTGGATTTGAACGATGAAATCATCATCCAAACAAAGGGATAAGCTGTAAAGATCAAATGGACAAGCAGGATAATATATAATACAGCTTTGCCAATACCTCTTGAAAGCTTACTTTTTTTAGCTTTTGCTACACTCGGGTGATTTGTCTGCGCTTTAACAACTGAATTCATGTATTCATCTCCCTATTGAAATTTCTTCGTTCCTTGTCCCAATCCCTTAGAGATAAGGTAAGCTAATACTAAACCGAATAGGAGTAAGAAGGTAGAAATAGCACTTCCATAACCAAAGTCCATAAGACGGAAAGCATTTTTCATCATGTAACTGGCAAGTACTTCACTAGAATTATTAGGACCACCGCCAGTCATAATATAGATTAGATCAAAGTACTTCAATGAATTAATGACACAGTTCAATACGGTGAACGTAATCGTAGGCCAAATTAGTGGAATTTGAATGTTGAAAATAATCCTTAATTCACTTGCACCTTCAACTCTTGCAGCTTCCATAACTTCTTCGGATATACCTTGTAGTGCTCCATAATATACGATGATGTAGAATCCGATAAATTGCCATGCAACTACTGCAATAACTGAACCCAGTGCAGTTGCTTCCTCACCTAACCAAGTATGTGTCCACTCAGACAGTCCAAGATTCATGAGCAAATTATTCAGTAAGCCAAAGTTTGGATCATATATTTGCCCCCATAATATACCTAATACCGCTGTAGATAGCATTACCGGTGTAAAGTAGATGGACTTCAGGAAATTTGATCCTCTTAATTTGTAACTTAATACAATGGCAAAAAATAAACCAAGCGGTAATTGGACAGCTAATGCGCCAAGT includes:
- a CDS encoding sugar ABC transporter permease, producing MHEKGIKRLGSQFFFMSPALLIFAGIIIIPILMSMYYSLFQWDGVSAKIFTELDNYTRLLNDPILWISLKNSVYLTLGALAVQLPLGLFFAIVLSYKLRGSNFLKSIYFTPVMLSTAVLGILWGQIYDPNFGLLNNLLMNLGLSEWTHTWLGEEATALGSVIAVVAWQFIGFYIIVYYGALQGISEEVMEAARVEGASELRIIFNIQIPLIWPTITFTVLNCVINSLKYFDLIYIMTGGGPNNSSEVLASYMMKNAFRLMDFGYGSAISTFLLLFGLVLAYLISKGLGQGTKKFQ
- a CDS encoding carbohydrate ABC transporter permease, which produces MNSVVKAQTNHPSVAKAKKSKLSRGIGKAVLYIILLVHLIFTAYPFVWMMISSFKSNKEYFENPWGLPSVWKFSNYLDAWNQGISKYLFNSVYITFFSVVGLLLVATLIGFYLSVRPFKGSKVLLGAFFLGMLIPVHSTLIPLFTLANKVGAYDTFWSLFFPYIAFNLPVAIFLIHGFFRGIPKELEEAAIVDGCNIYQTFFRVYFPLAKPILATVTILSFFNIMNDFVFPLIMVSQDSLKTLPLGLMSFKGNFSADYSLISAALVITTAPIIILYMFLQKYIQNGVVAGSVKG
- a CDS encoding extracellular solute-binding protein; this translates as MKKSLVLVMVMIMLVVAGCSSNNAGNSGKSDNVTTLTMWSMESRNKSTIEASIEEFNKANADIKIKAEFFEDEALKTKMKVAIAGNQLPDLITYWSGETFDTLVANNMLGDITEQLNADAAFKEDVLSGGLETFAYDDKNYGIPVLFSGVSLWYNKQIFADNNLTPPTTFDELLTVVDALNGNDIIPIAVSGKDRWPVLHWYSYLAERIGGTEPFELAKSGEADFTQQSFVQAGELLKELAIDHKGFVNGFLGLDYAAAETLFTTGRAAMYLQGEWAMDAFLNDEISKDIGFVTFPTVEGGKGSTNVYHGGFGVGMAVSAKANQDAAYKAIRFLTDSAQRKEINEGANISPMKTAGLEEANMHPLSFEYDTAISEQLKGFFSYYDQALDAKRADQFLNVVGAIVSDANSNVAEELAKVQK